ACCCTACAGGGCTTCCCCGGTTAATTTCCGCTCCCTGAGAATAATCACATCCTCAATCACTCGTGCAGTCTGTCCGAGTACCGGGCTTCGCCATATTTTGCAGCCTGACCCTCTGCACGAGCCGTATCAGGTTCGCTTTCGCTATGTACCATTCTCTTCCTGTCGCTTCCTTCAAACCCTACCGTTACCAGTAGCGCCCTTGCGATTCGGATTGATTTCCCCTCGGACGGGGTATCTCTGCTTTCTTTCAAACAGACGGGGGCACGGCTTTGCCGGGCAAACAAAATATAAAAAAAAGAATAGTCGTTTTTTTTATTATTTCCTTGGTGTTGTATCTAAATATAAGAATTCCTTATATGATTTATGATCAGGTTGTATTGGTATGGAAAAATAAGACAATCATAAATAAAAAGATTGAAATGAATCCCTCAGTTTTTTTTAATGTTTCGACTAATTCGCCAACAATAAAACTGAAAAAGTTTTACCTGAATACATACGAGATCGGCGGAGATGAAGGGTGTATGTGTTATTTTAATATAAACCCACCGATGGTTTCATTTAATATTGAAAATTTTCTTTTAAAAGAAGGGGCGCAGCTAAAAAATACTGCATCAGATTACGAGATTTCATGCAAAGCTGATGTGAATAAATATACAACAACTTTGGATATTAGTATTTATGAGAAAAATCAAATTACAGCGACATTTAAAAGATATTTCCGTACAGGATTTCCATATGAATATGGAGAACTTGATTATAGTGATAGAGATCAAGCGGAAAAGCTCTGTTTCAGAAAAACTGTTTTAGCTTTAGTCAATAACAACCTTTTATGGGATCTAATATTCAAAAAAGGTTCGGATAGAAGATTCGACAACCCAATAGAATTATTTTTTAGTGATGCCATATACATATCTAAGTCTTATTTGCCAAGCAAAGCAATAAAAGCAGTTGAACAAAATGAAATAATTAGAGAAACAAAAAACATCAAATTCACCGAAGATGAATTTACCAAATACCTCGCCTCCAATTTCAATCCAAATATTGCAATAAAGAATAATGGCTATTCAACTACTGACCCAGCTATTCGGTTCATATCCATTGAAAACTATCTTGAAAAAACCGGTGAAGGAATAATTTATGATTCTATGAGGACGAATACTCTCATTAAATTTTCGAATGCAGGATCATCAAAAGCAATAAGATTCAGATCTAATGAAGAAAGAATAGAGAGTTTGTATTTTTATGAGGATCATTATTTCATTCTAACAACGTCTTCTGAGTCGTCTGATGAAAAGACTTTTAACATATACCAATTAACTCAGGATTTTATACTTAAGAAGAAAATTATTATACCAAAAAGAATAGTAGGTAATAATTGCTATAATTTTAGAGGTGTTCTTTCAGACGAGAACAAATTCAAGGCTGTTTTTTTTGAGATAGAGAACATTCAAGAAAATAATAAACATATTATTTTGCTTAAGAATATTCCGACATTTACTCTAAATATTGATTAAAGTGACTTTCAATCAATAAGATAGCTATTTAGAGAACATGAGTACCTCCAGCACTTTTGTTGAATGAGAACGTGATTGAAAAAGCGTCATTCACCCTACAAAAAATTAAACAGAAATATAGGTAATAATCTCCTCACTCCTGAAAATCTGATTTTCCTTCATGTCATATACTGCAAAACCATCGCTGAAAACAGGCTCGCCGTTGTCCTTGATATCAAAGCAAAGAACGTTTGAGGCAATCTCTTCGATTTCGCCCTTGAAGAATCTGATCAGTTTCCAGTCCTTTGGAGCCACGACTTTCTTGCCTTCCCTTTTTAAATTTTCCTGAATATCCAGAAGCTTGTCATGGATTATTCTTTTTGACATATCCATTTCACTTTTAGCGTGTCCGGTGTCTGTGGATGTCTTAAGCGGTTTTTTTGTAAAGAAAAGGGAAAAGGCATTCAGAAAGGCAAAAAGCGCCATCAGAAGTCTGAAAGGAAAAAGAAGCACATCCTTTATGAAGGTCACAGGGCCGTATTCCATGGGATTCTTGAATGGAGTTCTTATGCAGAAGACATTTCCAGCATTATCAACCTTTGGAAGAATAAAATCGTATTTTTCATCTGATAGAATGATCTTGATTTCTGCTGTTTTCAGATCAAGCATATAGATTGCTGAATTTGAAAAAGCCGCTATCTGGCCATGTTGATCTCTTGCAATCCCCTTGCTCTGGTAATAAATTTTTCCGTCAGCATAAAAAGGATTTTCATCAACGCAGTCTCCGGAAGTTATCTGCTGTCTTATTCTTCCGTGTTCGTCCATGAGGGCTATATATACTGATCCATCGGCATTGGTTGAGGTGGTCAGGATATCAAAATTGTCCATTATATGGATTCCGCGGGGATCAAATTCCTCTTTGTGAAAGAGCCTGATTTCCTTGTCTTCGTCCTTGAGATAATAAAACAGCCCCTTTGATCTGGTCATTTCCATTACATAATATCTTCTGCCTTTAAGCTCCTGGACAAAATTAATCTTTGGCTTTACAGGAGCCACGCATTTCTGGCGTCCTCCCCAGAGCATGGATCTTGGAATCATTGCATTCTCATCGCTTGCGCCGTCGCCGATTTTCCATGAGTTGTTTTCCATTGTTTTTTGCTCGGACTCGACTTTTCTAAGCGCAAAATCGCTTTGAAAAACTGCGGCCTGCCCATTGCTGAGAACAACAATTTCACCATTTCTTATTATTTTCATGGGTTTGCAAGCTCCTGTGGAGTTTTAGTATTGCAGAAACTATTTTAAAGCAGAAAATTGGATGTTTCTGAAGGTGTCGTCATTCGCTTTGAAAAATCATAATTCTTTTTTAAAACATTGAAAGGATAAAAGAAAGGATTGATTCACCGGGTATTTTTAAAAAATGAATCCATAAAGCTTTTTTCGAAGTTTTTTACAAAAAAACGACCGGCCCGAGGCCATTGTTTGCAAAGGGAGGCCTTGGTCAGCCTCCCATTAAGGCAGATTATTTCGCGGTCATCATCATATGTGTAAATTCAAGGGCGCCCCTTACATCCTTGTGAAAGAAGCATTCGAACCCTTCTCTCCAGGGTTTTGTGGCAAGATCGGTTCTTATTCTGTCAGCACTCTCGCTCTTGAGCATGTACTTCATGGCGATGAATGGTCTTCCCGGAGTGTCTATCCACATCTTGACTATTTCTTTGGCCCTTGAAATGAGCTGATCAGGCTCGACTATCTCGTCAACAAGCCCCATTTCCTTGGCTGCATCAGGGCTCATCATGTTCCCGAAATACATCACATCCCTGAATTTCTTGTCTGTATCGAGACCGAAACGCATGACTTCGTTCATGACTGGCGCAAGCGGAAGTCCGATCTTTATCTCGCTCATGCCCACCTTGACCTTTGGCTTGTTTACTACGATTCTGTAGTCAGAAGCCATGGCAAGGATCATTCCCATTGCTGCGGTGTGTCCGTTCATGGCGCACACAACAGGCTTCTTGCACGTGAAATAATCAAGAAGGATTGGTTCTTCTTCTTCAAAAAAACCGACCACGCTTTTTACATCCTTGTAGCCAAGAAACATGGGAAGATCGAATCCGCTTGAAAAGAAACCGCCGGCACCGGTCAGAATAAGGCCTTTGATTTCTTCGGTGTTATTTACTTCGTCTATCATGCCCTTAAGGGCTCTAAGCGCTTCAAGGGTGATTGAATTGTATTTCCCGTTCTCAATTGTCGCGATGATAATATTATCTTCAATTGTTTTTGTAATCATGGATCCTCCAGAGTTAATTTCAGACTTGAATGAAGAATTTTATGTTTTAAAAATAGAATGTCAATTTCTCTAAAGAGACAGCCCATACATTGTCAAGGTTTTTGTTCCTTTGGAACTTATAATGGAAACGAAAGTCTTTGAACAAATTAGTATTATTTGATCTTGACCCGCCTAAAGGCAGAATCTAATATGCGTCTGAGGTCAGTGAACAGAAACACTGCCTTTGTATTTGACAAGCAATAATTACTGTTTTCTTAAAAAACATGGCTTTTAAGTTTCTTGTTACATGGACATGGATTGAGGGGCCATCTTGGTTTATTTAATGCACAAATTATGGAAAGGTAAAATTATGCTCAGGAAAAAACTTCTGTGGCTTGCTTCTGCTATTCTACTTTTTTTAGCTGGAAACGCAGTGGCTGCTGACAAATCGTTCACATTTGGTATTTTGATGGTCGGGCCTTACAATGATCACGGCTGGAGTCAGGCTCACCATGAGGCTGGACAGTATATTGAAAAGAAAATTCCCGGCGCAAAGATGATTTATATAGACAAGGTCAATCCTGCTGACAGGCCGGGAGTTACGATCCCCCAGCTTGTTGATGACATGGTGGAAAAGGGCGCAAAATTCATTGTTGCCAATTCTGATGACATGAAAGATGGCGTTCGTGAAGCAGCTAAGATGCATCCTGATGTTTATTTTCTGCATATTTCCGGTGATGACGTAATGACTGGAAAAGCCCCGAAAAACTTAAGCAATCTCATGGGCAAAATGGAATACGGAGCAATGATGGCAGGTTTCAGCGCGGCCATGACAACCAAAACAGGCAAAATAGGATATCTTGGGCCGCTTGTGAATGAAGAGACAAGACGCCTTGCCTCTGCATGTTATCTTGGTGCAAAATACGCATGGGAAAATGTTCTCAAAAAGAATCCAAAGGATCTTTCATTCGATGTTAAATGGATAGGCTTCTGGTTCAATATTCCGGGAGTAACCGCAGATCCGACCCAGGTTAGCCAGAACTTCTTTTCATCAGGCTCTGATGTCGTGATTTCAGGGATAGACACAACAGAAGCACTTACTGTGGCAAGCCAGAAGAGAAAAGAAGGCAAGCAGGCGTGGGCAATTCCATACGATTTCAAGGGGGCTTGCTCTTCGGCTCCTGAATCCTGCCTTGGCGTTCCTTATTATAATTGGGGCCCCAAGATGCTTTATTTTGCGGAAATGGCCATGAAGGGCACATGGAAGCAGGAATGGGTATGGGCAGGCCCGGACTGGGCAAACATAAACAATCCTGAAACCTCGACCATAGGTTATGCTGGCGGTGCGGCCCTGTCGCCCGAAGCTTCAAAGGCGCTGGACAAGTTCACCAAGGATCTTGGAGCAGGTGCAGTGGATCTTTTCAAGGGTCCTCTCAATTTCCAGGATGGAACAGTTTTTCTTAAAGATGGAGAAAAGGCTGAGGATAAAAAACTCTGGTATATGCCACAGATGCTTCAGGGCATGACAGGCCAGAGCAGCGCGAAATAATCTGGTGGGATTAAAAGAATCCGCCCTCAAAAAAATTAATACAGGCTGCATCGGGTTATCCTGAATGCAGCCTGAATATTTTTAGAAAACAGTGAGCACATGCGAATAGACCTTAAAGATATAAGCAAGATTTACGGCAAGGTTAAAGCCAATAACGGCATAACCTTTTCTATTCAGGAAGGGTCCATACACGGTCTTCTGGGTGAAAACGGTGCCGGTAAAAGCACACTGATGAAAATCCTTTCAGGTTATATCCGTAAATCAGGCGGCACTATCATTGTCGACGGAAAAGACGCAGATTTTTTGAAGCCTGCTGATGCCGCCGCAATGGGTATTGGCATGCTTTATCAGGATCCCATGGATTTTCCCCAGCTTTCTGTTCTTGAAAATTTCATACTTGGTCAGGATCACGGCTTTTTTCTGTCTGTGTCAAAAAAGAAAAACCAGTTTTCTGAAATATGCAGGAATCTTGGATTCAATATTGATCCTTCCAAGCAGCTAAGGCTTTTGACTGTGGGAGAAAGACAGCAGCTTGAAATGGTAAGGCTTATTTCATCTGGAGCCAGGACAATAATACTTGATGAACCGACTACGGGAATATCAAACGAACAGAAAGCAGTTCTTTTTGACGCTCTGAAGAAGCTGGCTGGACAGGGCGACAGCATAGTCATAGTATCCCATAAACTTGAGGATGTTGAAGCTCTCTGCGACAGGGTGACTGTTCTGCGTGAAGGACGAATTAGCGGTGAAATGGAAGCTCCTTTTGATACTTCCGGTATTCTTGCAATGATGTTTGAGGCGCTGCCGTCTCTTCCTCCAAAGCCTGCTGTCAATTCAACAAAAGAAATTCTTTCTGTGGCAGATATCCATGCTTCTGGTGGAAGAACCGGACTCAAAGGCTGTACAATGACCATCAATTCGGGTGAGATCGTCGGTCTTGCGGGGCTTGAGGGAAGCGGTCAGGAATTATTCTTAAGGGCTGTTTCAGGAGTCAAAAAAGTTTTCAAGGGTGGAATTTCAATTGATGGAAAAAACCTTACAGGAAAAAAAGTTTCCGAGTTCAAGGACGCAGGCATTTCTTTTTTGCCGACAAACAGGCTTGTAGAGAGTCTGATACCGGGGATGTCCATTGAAGAGCACTGCGCCCTCAACGGAGCCGGGAATTCTGTATTTATCAATAAAAAGTCGGCAAACGAAGATGCCCATGAGAAAATCCGAAAATTCAGAATCAAGGGCAATCCAGCCTCCCTTGTTGAATCGCTTTCAGGCGGCAACCAGCAGAGATTCATGCTGTCACTTCTTCCGGATACGCCAAAGCTTCTGCTCCTTGAGAATCCCACGAGGGGTCTTGATGTGGAATCCGCCAACTGGGTCTGGTCAATCCTGACTGAATACGCAAGAAGCACGGGGACGGCCATTGCTTTTTCTTCGCCTGAAATAGACGAAATCATGAGCATAAGCTCAAGAGTTATGGTCTTTTTTGACGGGAAAATTATAATGGATGTTCAGACCG
This is a stretch of genomic DNA from Desulforegula conservatrix Mb1Pa. It encodes these proteins:
- a CDS encoding ABC transporter ATP-binding protein, producing MRIDLKDISKIYGKVKANNGITFSIQEGSIHGLLGENGAGKSTLMKILSGYIRKSGGTIIVDGKDADFLKPADAAAMGIGMLYQDPMDFPQLSVLENFILGQDHGFFLSVSKKKNQFSEICRNLGFNIDPSKQLRLLTVGERQQLEMVRLISSGARTIILDEPTTGISNEQKAVLFDALKKLAGQGDSIVIVSHKLEDVEALCDRVTVLREGRISGEMEAPFDTSGILAMMFEALPSLPPKPAVNSTKEILSVADIHASGGRTGLKGCTMTINSGEIVGLAGLEGSGQELFLRAVSGVKKVFKGGISIDGKNLTGKKVSEFKDAGISFLPTNRLVESLIPGMSIEEHCALNGAGNSVFINKKSANEDAHEKIRKFRIKGNPASLVESLSGGNQQRFMLSLLPDTPKLLLLENPTRGLDVESANWVWSILTEYARSTGTAIAFSSPEIDEIMSISSRVMVFFDGKIIMDVQTDGASSQEIGKAIAGKI
- a CDS encoding BMP family lipoprotein; this translates as MLRKKLLWLASAILLFLAGNAVAADKSFTFGILMVGPYNDHGWSQAHHEAGQYIEKKIPGAKMIYIDKVNPADRPGVTIPQLVDDMVEKGAKFIVANSDDMKDGVREAAKMHPDVYFLHISGDDVMTGKAPKNLSNLMGKMEYGAMMAGFSAAMTTKTGKIGYLGPLVNEETRRLASACYLGAKYAWENVLKKNPKDLSFDVKWIGFWFNIPGVTADPTQVSQNFFSSGSDVVISGIDTTEALTVASQKRKEGKQAWAIPYDFKGACSSAPESCLGVPYYNWGPKMLYFAEMAMKGTWKQEWVWAGPDWANINNPETSTIGYAGGAALSPEASKALDKFTKDLGAGAVDLFKGPLNFQDGTVFLKDGEKAEDKKLWYMPQMLQGMTGQSSAK
- a CDS encoding TolB-like translocation protein is translated as MKIIRNGEIVVLSNGQAAVFQSDFALRKVESEQKTMENNSWKIGDGASDENAMIPRSMLWGGRQKCVAPVKPKINFVQELKGRRYYVMEMTRSKGLFYYLKDEDKEIRLFHKEEFDPRGIHIMDNFDILTTSTNADGSVYIALMDEHGRIRQQITSGDCVDENPFYADGKIYYQSKGIARDQHGQIAAFSNSAIYMLDLKTAEIKIILSDEKYDFILPKVDNAGNVFCIRTPFKNPMEYGPVTFIKDVLLFPFRLLMALFAFLNAFSLFFTKKPLKTSTDTGHAKSEMDMSKRIIHDKLLDIQENLKREGKKVVAPKDWKLIRFFKGEIEEIASNVLCFDIKDNGEPVFSDGFAVYDMKENQIFRSEEIITYISV
- a CDS encoding enoyl-CoA hydratase/isomerase family protein codes for the protein MITKTIEDNIIIATIENGKYNSITLEALRALKGMIDEVNNTEEIKGLILTGAGGFFSSGFDLPMFLGYKDVKSVVGFFEEEEPILLDYFTCKKPVVCAMNGHTAAMGMILAMASDYRIVVNKPKVKVGMSEIKIGLPLAPVMNEVMRFGLDTDKKFRDVMYFGNMMSPDAAKEMGLVDEIVEPDQLISRAKEIVKMWIDTPGRPFIAMKYMLKSESADRIRTDLATKPWREGFECFFHKDVRGALEFTHMMMTAK